From the Leifsonia sp. AG29 genome, one window contains:
- a CDS encoding alpha/beta hydrolase, whose protein sequence is MIAGLTGAPAMPANRVAAPTSAVSSAVAPAFAALPGSVGDAPASSGPTATSAATRSLIGSLSAVDAAALPAYVNAHRSELNRLLVDPPAAADAARMWRLLDPAKRSVLVQTVPHVIGNLEGVPYAVRGQANTLDLKRTIASAKSDLGTQHGRTARIALQRKLTTLGNVEKALAAKDGDKRTLIALDPGDDARASIVVGDLSTATYVSVLVPGMYMSVGEQIEGWARVAQDLHDQQTEALRRMLGPRGSTPPGVAVVAWIGYQTPVLTNIGGMQLAEQGADSLERTLLGIQSIRRTDPPYLSLFAHSYGSTAALLALERGTVRVDALALMGSPGSDAQSVAGLSVAGGNVFVGEAPLDPIVHSAFFGSDPGSPSYGARSMGVDGSVDPLTHVALAGSSGHNEYFTAGTESIRNLAMIGIDRGDLVIPASSDPEGVATQTAAARG, encoded by the coding sequence GTGATCGCAGGACTCACCGGGGCCCCTGCCATGCCCGCCAACCGCGTCGCCGCCCCGACATCCGCCGTCAGCTCGGCCGTGGCCCCGGCGTTCGCGGCTCTGCCCGGCTCGGTCGGCGATGCGCCGGCCAGCTCCGGTCCGACGGCCACCTCCGCAGCGACGCGCTCCTTGATCGGCTCGCTGTCGGCCGTCGACGCGGCCGCGCTCCCCGCTTATGTGAACGCTCACCGGTCCGAGCTGAACCGCCTTCTCGTCGACCCGCCGGCGGCCGCCGACGCGGCCCGGATGTGGCGACTGCTCGACCCGGCGAAGCGCTCGGTGCTCGTCCAGACTGTCCCGCACGTGATCGGCAACCTCGAGGGCGTCCCGTACGCCGTGCGCGGGCAGGCCAACACCCTCGACCTGAAGCGCACCATCGCGAGTGCGAAGTCTGATCTCGGAACCCAGCATGGCAGGACGGCGCGCATCGCACTCCAGCGCAAGCTGACCACCCTGGGAAACGTGGAGAAGGCCCTCGCCGCGAAGGACGGGGACAAGCGCACGCTGATCGCCCTCGACCCCGGGGACGACGCTCGCGCCTCCATCGTCGTCGGCGACCTGTCGACCGCCACCTACGTGAGCGTTCTGGTGCCGGGCATGTACATGTCCGTGGGGGAGCAGATCGAGGGGTGGGCCCGCGTCGCGCAGGACCTGCACGACCAGCAGACGGAGGCGCTCCGCCGGATGCTCGGACCGCGCGGTTCGACACCGCCGGGTGTCGCCGTCGTCGCCTGGATCGGGTACCAGACGCCCGTCCTGACCAACATCGGAGGGATGCAGCTGGCCGAGCAGGGAGCGGACAGCCTCGAGCGGACGCTGCTGGGCATCCAGTCCATCCGCCGGACCGACCCGCCCTACCTCAGCCTCTTCGCGCACTCCTACGGCTCCACGGCCGCACTGCTCGCGCTCGAGCGCGGAACCGTCAGGGTGGACGCGCTGGCGTTGATGGGTTCGCCCGGCAGCGACGCGCAGTCCGTCGCCGGGCTCTCCGTCGCCGGCGGGAACGTGTTCGTCGGCGAGGCGCCGCTCGACCCGATCGTGCACAGCGCGTTCTTCGGCAGCGACCCGGGATCACCGTCGTACGGCGCCCGGTCGATGGGCGTCGACGGCTCGGTCGACCCGCTCACCCATGTCGCCCTGGCCGGATCGAGCGGGCACAACGAGTACTTCACGGCGGGCACCGAGAGCATCCGCAACCTCGCGATGATCGGCATCGACCGGGGTGACCTCGTCATCCCGGCGTCCTCCGATCCGGAAGGTGTCGCGACGCAGACCGCGGCCGCGCGGGGCTGA
- the gatC gene encoding Asp-tRNA(Asn)/Glu-tRNA(Gln) amidotransferase subunit GatC yields MSDISPERVAHLASLARIDLSPEEIESLTAELGQIVQAVATVQEVAGPDVEATSHPLPLTNVFRSDEVRPSLTVEQALSGAPAREGDRFKVPAILDEE; encoded by the coding sequence ATGTCCGACATCAGTCCAGAACGGGTCGCGCACCTGGCGAGCCTCGCCAGGATCGACCTCAGCCCGGAGGAGATCGAGAGCCTCACCGCCGAACTCGGCCAGATCGTCCAGGCGGTCGCGACCGTTCAGGAGGTCGCCGGGCCCGACGTGGAGGCGACGAGCCACCCGCTCCCGCTGACGAACGTGTTCCGCAGCGACGAGGTGCGTCCGTCGCTGACCGTCGAGCAGGCGCTGTCCGGTGCTCCGGCGCGCGAGGGCGACCGGTTCAAGGTGCCGGCGATCCTGGACGAGGAGTAG
- the gatA gene encoding Asp-tRNA(Asn)/Glu-tRNA(Gln) amidotransferase subunit GatA, protein MTDLTRLSAAELADRLASREVSSVEATRAHLDRIEAVDADVHAFLHVAGEKALRTAAEIDGRRAAGDALGSPLAGVPVAIKDVLATADMPSTSGSKILEGWLPPYDATVVRKLREADLVPLGKTNMDEFAMGSSTEHSAYGPTRNPWDLERIPGGSGGGSAAAVAAFEAPLALGSDTGGSIRQPAAVTGSVGVKPTYGGVSRYGAIALASSLDQVGPVSRTVLDAGLLHDVIAGHDPFDSTSLSDAWPSMAEAARAGRRDGALKGVRVGVIRELAGDGFQAGVAQRFREALAVLEGAGAEIVEVSAPSFEYAVAAYYLILPAEASSNLARFDSVRFGLRVDPQEGPVTVERVMSATRDAGFGPEVKRRIILGTYALSAGYYDAYYGSAQKVRTLIQRDFAAAFEKVDVLVSPSAPTTAFKLGEKIDDPMAMYLNDITTIPANLAGVPGMGLPIGLAPEDGLPVGMQLMAPARADARLYVYGAALEGLLEEAWGHPLLSQAPDLSATEMFASEEGAV, encoded by the coding sequence ATGACCGATCTGACCAGGCTCAGCGCCGCAGAACTCGCCGACCGGCTCGCCTCCCGTGAGGTCTCGTCGGTGGAGGCCACCCGGGCCCACCTCGACCGCATCGAGGCCGTCGACGCGGACGTCCACGCGTTCCTCCACGTCGCCGGCGAGAAGGCGCTCCGCACCGCCGCCGAGATCGACGGCCGCCGCGCCGCCGGCGACGCGCTGGGCAGCCCGCTCGCGGGCGTCCCGGTCGCCATCAAGGACGTCCTCGCGACCGCGGACATGCCGTCCACCTCGGGCTCCAAGATCCTCGAGGGCTGGCTGCCGCCCTACGACGCGACCGTGGTCCGCAAGCTCCGCGAAGCCGACCTCGTGCCGCTCGGCAAGACGAACATGGACGAGTTCGCGATGGGCTCCTCCACCGAGCATTCCGCCTACGGCCCGACGCGCAACCCGTGGGACCTGGAGCGGATCCCCGGCGGTTCCGGAGGCGGCTCGGCGGCAGCCGTGGCAGCCTTCGAGGCGCCCCTCGCGCTCGGTTCGGACACCGGCGGGTCGATCCGCCAGCCCGCTGCCGTGACCGGCTCGGTGGGCGTCAAGCCGACGTACGGCGGCGTGAGCCGCTACGGCGCGATCGCCCTGGCCAGCTCGCTCGACCAGGTCGGTCCGGTCTCGCGGACCGTCCTCGACGCCGGCCTCCTGCACGATGTCATCGCCGGGCACGACCCGTTCGACTCCACCTCCCTGAGCGACGCCTGGCCGTCGATGGCCGAGGCGGCACGCGCCGGACGCCGCGATGGCGCGCTGAAGGGCGTCCGCGTCGGCGTCATCCGCGAGCTCGCGGGCGACGGCTTCCAGGCCGGCGTGGCGCAGCGCTTCCGCGAGGCCCTGGCCGTGCTCGAGGGTGCGGGTGCCGAGATCGTCGAGGTCTCCGCACCGAGCTTCGAGTACGCCGTCGCCGCGTATTACCTCATCCTCCCGGCTGAGGCCTCCAGCAACCTGGCCCGGTTCGACTCGGTGCGCTTCGGTCTCCGCGTCGACCCGCAGGAGGGACCGGTCACCGTCGAGCGCGTCATGTCCGCGACCCGCGACGCCGGGTTCGGACCCGAGGTCAAGCGCCGGATCATCCTGGGCACCTACGCGCTGAGCGCCGGATACTACGACGCCTACTACGGGAGCGCCCAGAAGGTGCGAACGCTGATCCAGCGGGACTTCGCCGCAGCGTTCGAGAAGGTGGACGTCCTGGTGAGCCCGTCCGCGCCCACCACGGCGTTCAAGCTCGGCGAGAAGATCGACGACCCGATGGCGATGTACCTCAACGACATCACCACGATCCCGGCGAACCTCGCCGGCGTGCCCGGCATGGGCCTCCCGATCGGGCTCGCCCCGGAGGACGGCCTGCCGGTCGGCATGCAGCTGATGGCGCCGGCCCGCGCGGACGCCCGCCTGTACGTCTACGGCGCAGCACTCGAGGGGCTGCTCGAGGAGGCGTGGGGCCACCCGCTGCTGAGCCAGGCGCCCGATCTGAGCGCCACCGAGATGTTCGCGAGCGAAGAGGGAGCTGTCTGA
- the gatB gene encoding Asp-tRNA(Asn)/Glu-tRNA(Gln) amidotransferase subunit GatB codes for MARATTSELMDYDKAIELFEPVLGFEVHVELNTKTKMFCGCANEFGSGANTNTCPTCLGLPGGLPQVNEKAIESSIRLGLALGCEIAESSRFARKNYFYPDLAKDFQTSQYDEPIAFDGELTIELENGRSLTIEIERAHMEEDAGKLTHVGGATGRIQGADYSLVDFNRGGVPLVEIVTKIIEGAEADAPEVGRTYVRAIRDIVRALGVSNARMEEGNVRCDANVSLRRRGSTELGTRTETKNVNSLRSVERAVRYEIQRQAAILDAGGTIVQETRHWHEDTGTTSAGRPKSDADDYRYFPEPDLVPVAPSREWVDELRGTLPEQPAVRRKRLAAEWGFTALEFQDVANADLLDEVEATVAAGATPAAARKWWTGEIARLANAQNVPAGTLVSPQHVAELASLVEAGTLTDRLARQVLEGVIAGEGSPQEVVDARGLAVVSDDGALISAIDEALAAQPDVLAKIRDGKVQAAGAVIGAVMKAMKGQADAARVRELVLERASAE; via the coding sequence ATGGCGCGCGCCACCACGTCCGAGCTGATGGACTACGACAAGGCCATCGAGCTGTTCGAGCCGGTGCTCGGCTTCGAGGTCCACGTCGAGCTGAACACCAAGACGAAGATGTTCTGCGGCTGCGCCAACGAGTTCGGCTCGGGGGCGAACACGAACACCTGCCCGACCTGCCTGGGCCTCCCCGGCGGCCTCCCGCAGGTGAACGAGAAGGCGATCGAGTCGAGCATCCGGCTGGGCCTCGCTCTCGGGTGCGAGATCGCCGAGTCGAGCCGCTTCGCCCGGAAGAACTACTTCTACCCGGACCTTGCCAAGGACTTCCAGACCTCTCAGTACGACGAGCCGATCGCGTTCGACGGAGAGCTCACGATCGAGCTCGAGAACGGCCGCAGCCTCACCATCGAGATCGAGCGAGCGCACATGGAGGAGGACGCCGGCAAGCTGACGCACGTCGGCGGTGCCACCGGCCGCATCCAGGGTGCGGACTACTCGCTCGTCGACTTCAACCGGGGCGGCGTCCCGCTGGTCGAGATCGTGACGAAGATCATCGAGGGCGCGGAGGCCGACGCCCCCGAGGTGGGCCGGACCTACGTCCGCGCGATCCGCGACATCGTCCGGGCTCTCGGCGTCTCGAACGCGCGGATGGAGGAGGGCAACGTCCGGTGCGACGCCAACGTGTCCCTCCGCCGGCGCGGCTCGACGGAGCTCGGCACGCGCACCGAGACCAAGAACGTGAACTCGCTCCGCTCGGTCGAGCGCGCCGTCCGTTACGAGATCCAGCGGCAGGCGGCCATCCTCGACGCCGGCGGGACGATCGTGCAGGAGACCCGTCACTGGCACGAGGACACCGGCACGACGAGCGCGGGACGGCCGAAGTCGGACGCTGACGACTACCGGTACTTCCCGGAGCCGGACCTCGTGCCGGTCGCGCCCAGCCGGGAGTGGGTCGACGAGCTCCGCGGGACGCTTCCCGAGCAGCCGGCCGTCCGCCGGAAGCGGCTCGCGGCCGAGTGGGGCTTCACGGCGCTCGAGTTCCAGGACGTCGCCAATGCCGACCTGCTCGACGAGGTGGAGGCGACGGTCGCCGCCGGTGCCACGCCCGCCGCCGCGCGCAAGTGGTGGACCGGGGAGATCGCCCGGCTGGCGAACGCCCAGAACGTGCCCGCGGGCACCCTGGTGAGTCCGCAGCACGTGGCCGAGCTCGCCTCGCTCGTCGAGGCCGGGACCCTCACCGACCGGCTCGCGCGTCAGGTGCTCGAGGGTGTCATCGCCGGGGAGGGCAGCCCCCAGGAGGTCGTCGACGCCCGTGGTCTCGCCGTCGTCTCGGATGACGGCGCGCTGATCTCGGCGATCGACGAGGCCCTTGCGGCCCAGCCGGACGTCCTGGCGAAGATCCGCGACGGGAAGGTCCAGGCGGCCGGCGCGGTCATCGGCGCGGTCATGAAGGCGATGAAGGGACAGGCGGACGCCGCCCGGGTCCGCGAGCTGGTGCTCGAGCGCGCGAGCGCGGAGTGA
- a CDS encoding YbaK/EbsC family protein, whose amino-acid sequence MGVFTLGALTSAPAASAPELLAPGTVAALGALGWLEEVGVVAIDPAVSDTAATRDEFGLDDAHLANCVVVGGKREGVERIAACVVLATTRADVNGTVKRLLDVRKASFLPMDRAVELTGMEYGGITPIGLPAEWPVLVDARVLEQEVVIIGSGVRRSKILLPGRLLGELPSARVIDGLGAEAAGR is encoded by the coding sequence ATGGGTGTCTTCACGCTCGGCGCGCTGACCTCGGCTCCGGCGGCGTCCGCTCCGGAGCTCCTGGCACCCGGCACCGTCGCTGCGCTGGGCGCGCTGGGGTGGCTCGAGGAGGTCGGCGTCGTCGCGATCGACCCGGCCGTCTCCGACACGGCGGCGACCCGGGACGAGTTCGGACTCGACGACGCGCATCTCGCGAACTGCGTCGTCGTCGGCGGGAAGCGCGAGGGGGTCGAGCGCATCGCGGCTTGCGTCGTCCTCGCCACCACCCGCGCCGACGTCAACGGCACGGTCAAACGGCTGCTCGACGTGCGGAAGGCGTCGTTCCTCCCGATGGACCGGGCCGTCGAGCTCACGGGCATGGAATACGGCGGCATCACCCCGATCGGGCTCCCGGCCGAGTGGCCCGTGCTCGTCGACGCCCGGGTGCTCGAGCAGGAGGTCGTGATCATCGGCTCCGGCGTCCGCCGATCGAAGATCCTCCTCCCCGGGCGGCTCCTCGGAGAGCTGCCGTCGGCGCGTGTGATCGACGGACTGGGTGCGGAGGCCGCGGGCCGATGA
- a CDS encoding oxygenase MpaB family protein, translating into MSAVDRMLEPVRAHLIETLAGRSDQVPEWVLRLADGDDAGLFAPASAAWAVHGGMPTLVAGVRALLLQALHPGALAGVRDHSRYREDPLGRLAGTIQWIHTVTFGSTAQAVAASEMVRTLHKRVVGSYVDGHGRTRPYAANDPELARWVHLAFTDAFLTTHERWGEPIPGGADGYVAEWATAAELMGVADPPRTAAALRSEIDAVTDAGDLRGGADVEEIVRFIRQAPLRRTLRPSYRVLFRAAVSTLEPRHRALLGLPESQVEGVLPLDRSTAVVLRGARVLLGPQTQAELAARRRLARLDTA; encoded by the coding sequence ATGAGCGCGGTCGACCGGATGCTCGAGCCGGTGCGTGCGCACCTGATCGAGACGCTCGCCGGTCGGTCCGACCAGGTGCCCGAGTGGGTGCTGCGTCTCGCGGACGGCGACGACGCGGGGCTCTTCGCCCCGGCCAGCGCGGCGTGGGCCGTGCACGGCGGCATGCCGACCCTGGTCGCCGGCGTGCGCGCGCTGCTCCTCCAGGCGCTGCACCCGGGAGCGCTCGCGGGTGTGCGCGACCACTCCCGGTACCGCGAGGATCCCCTCGGCCGACTGGCCGGGACCATCCAGTGGATCCACACCGTCACCTTCGGCAGCACCGCGCAGGCCGTCGCCGCGTCCGAGATGGTCCGAACGCTGCACAAGCGCGTCGTCGGCAGCTATGTCGACGGGCACGGCCGGACCCGCCCCTACGCGGCGAACGACCCGGAGCTCGCCCGGTGGGTGCATCTCGCCTTCACCGACGCCTTCCTGACCACGCACGAGCGCTGGGGCGAACCGATCCCCGGGGGCGCGGACGGCTACGTCGCGGAGTGGGCGACGGCGGCCGAACTCATGGGGGTCGCGGATCCTCCGCGCACGGCCGCCGCGCTGCGCAGCGAGATCGACGCGGTGACCGACGCGGGCGACCTCCGCGGCGGAGCCGACGTCGAGGAGATCGTCCGCTTCATCCGCCAGGCGCCGCTCCGGCGCACCCTGCGTCCGTCCTATCGCGTGCTCTTCCGCGCCGCGGTCTCCACTCTCGAACCGCGCCACCGCGCACTGCTCGGTCTGCCCGAATCGCAGGTGGAGGGCGTGCTCCCGCTCGACCGGTCCACGGCGGTGGTTCTTCGTGGAGCCCGGGTCCTCCTCGGACCGCAGACGCAGGCTGAGCTCGCCGCGCGCCGTCGGCTGGCACGACTCGACACGGCCTGA
- a CDS encoding APC family permease, giving the protein MTSTTPRSDEAGDKGLKGGALGLLSSVVVGVASTAPAYSLAASLGFIVVGGTLAAGVKAPGIVLLAFIPMYLIAVAYQELNKAEPDCGTTFTWAARAFGPVTGWMGGWGIIIADVIVMSNLAQIAGQYSYTFVGSFGLPGVAALANNNLAVTIAGLVWIALMTWICYRGIEVSARVQYVLLAFEVVILIFFAAFALVKVYTGNAEPYSLIPQLSWFNPFTLDFGQTIAPALLTAIFIYWGWDTAVSVNEETRDPGRTPGRAAIISTLLLLATYAIVTVAAVAFAGVGDKGIGLANPANSSDVFSAIGPTLFGSGPVGTILMALLGFSILTSASASTQTTILPTARTSLSMAVYKAIPERFARIHPRFLTPTWSTIGMGLISALFYLAFTAVSVSLLNALIGSIGLMIAFYYGLTGFACVWFYRKTLFTSFRHAIMRGLFPLAGGLMLLAVFIYGVYNFAQPDWLTDANGKNVTILGIGAEAVVGIGGLLLGIVLMIVWRVIRPQYFRGETLPRRSDDLVLSPAGTEPVFGLPDSGVPPTVIAPDFSNLPPGRKAFNADTLEPVEEPSELPPADPDLPRKESE; this is encoded by the coding sequence ATGACATCGACGACGCCGCGATCCGATGAAGCGGGGGACAAGGGCCTCAAAGGGGGTGCGCTGGGGCTGCTCTCGAGTGTCGTGGTGGGGGTCGCCTCCACGGCCCCGGCCTACAGCCTGGCGGCGAGCCTCGGGTTCATCGTCGTGGGAGGGACGCTCGCGGCTGGCGTGAAGGCGCCCGGCATCGTGCTGCTCGCCTTCATCCCCATGTACCTCATCGCCGTCGCGTACCAGGAGCTGAACAAGGCGGAGCCCGACTGCGGGACCACCTTCACCTGGGCCGCCCGGGCCTTCGGCCCCGTGACCGGCTGGATGGGCGGCTGGGGGATCATCATCGCCGACGTCATCGTGATGTCGAACCTCGCGCAGATCGCCGGGCAGTACTCGTACACGTTCGTCGGCAGCTTCGGCCTGCCCGGCGTGGCGGCGCTCGCGAACAACAACCTGGCCGTCACGATCGCCGGTCTCGTCTGGATCGCTCTCATGACCTGGATCTGCTATCGCGGGATCGAGGTGTCGGCGCGGGTGCAGTACGTCCTCCTCGCGTTCGAGGTGGTCATCCTGATCTTCTTCGCCGCCTTCGCCTTGGTGAAGGTCTACACCGGCAACGCGGAGCCCTACTCGCTCATCCCGCAGCTCTCGTGGTTCAACCCGTTCACCCTCGACTTCGGCCAGACGATCGCCCCGGCGCTCCTCACCGCGATCTTCATCTACTGGGGCTGGGACACCGCCGTGTCGGTGAACGAGGAGACGCGGGATCCGGGGAGGACCCCCGGTCGCGCGGCGATCATCTCCACCCTTCTGCTGCTCGCGACCTACGCGATCGTGACGGTCGCCGCGGTGGCCTTCGCCGGCGTCGGCGACAAGGGCATCGGCCTGGCCAACCCCGCCAACTCGTCCGACGTGTTCTCGGCGATCGGGCCGACGCTGTTCGGGAGCGGCCCGGTGGGCACCATCCTGATGGCGCTGCTCGGGTTCTCCATCCTGACCTCCGCCTCCGCCTCCACCCAGACGACGATCCTCCCGACCGCCCGGACGTCGCTGTCGATGGCCGTGTACAAGGCGATCCCCGAGCGGTTCGCGCGCATCCACCCGCGATTCCTCACCCCGACGTGGTCGACGATCGGCATGGGGCTGATCTCGGCCCTCTTCTATCTCGCCTTCACGGCGGTCAGCGTGAGCCTGCTGAACGCCCTCATCGGGTCGATCGGGCTGATGATCGCGTTCTACTACGGGCTGACCGGGTTCGCGTGCGTGTGGTTCTATCGCAAGACGCTGTTCACGAGCTTCCGGCACGCGATCATGCGAGGACTGTTCCCGCTGGCGGGCGGGCTGATGCTGCTGGCGGTGTTCATCTACGGCGTCTACAACTTCGCGCAGCCGGACTGGCTGACCGACGCCAACGGCAAGAACGTGACGATCCTCGGCATCGGAGCCGAGGCGGTCGTCGGCATCGGCGGACTCCTGCTGGGGATCGTGCTGATGATCGTGTGGCGTGTCATCCGGCCCCAGTACTTCCGCGGCGAGACGCTTCCACGCCGCTCCGATGACCTCGTCCTCTCGCCCGCGGGGACCGAGCCGGTGTTCGGCCTGCCCGACTCCGGGGTGCCCCCGACCGTCATCGCGCCCGACTTCTCCAACCTCCCGCCCGGGCGGAAGGCCTTCAACGCGGATACGCTCGAACCGGTCGAGGAACCGTCGGAGCTCCCGCCGGCCGATCCCGACCTCCCGCGGAAGGAGAGCGAGTGA
- a CDS encoding PaaI family thioesterase, giving the protein MPGMTGLEYLRTMLRGELPPPPITSLMRMSLTAVDAGTATFVCEPDESHYNPIGTVHGGLVCTLLDSALGCAVQTTLPQGFGYTSIGITVNYLRPVHSHSGPLTCVATVTKPGRRVAFADGVVTDSAGKTVATATGSLLVFPIGEGGEAA; this is encoded by the coding sequence ATGCCGGGCATGACCGGGCTCGAGTATCTCCGGACGATGCTGCGAGGGGAGCTCCCTCCGCCTCCCATCACGAGCCTGATGCGAATGAGCCTCACCGCGGTGGACGCGGGCACGGCGACCTTCGTGTGCGAGCCCGACGAGTCGCACTACAACCCCATCGGGACCGTCCACGGTGGTCTCGTCTGCACGCTGCTCGACTCGGCGCTCGGGTGCGCGGTCCAGACGACGCTCCCGCAGGGCTTCGGCTACACATCGATCGGCATCACGGTGAACTACCTGAGGCCGGTGCACTCGCACTCCGGCCCGCTCACGTGCGTCGCCACGGTCACCAAACCCGGGAGGCGCGTGGCATTCGCGGACGGCGTGGTGACCGACAGCGCCGGCAAGACGGTCGCCACGGCCACCGGCTCGCTTCTCGTCTTCCCGATCGGGGAGGGCGGCGAAGCGGCCTGA
- a CDS encoding long-chain-fatty-acid--CoA ligase, which yields MTTYSDKPWVAGYAPDVPAEVEVPSGSLAHLIDDSVAAFGKHVALEFFGATTTYAELGEQISRAAEGLRKLGVQKGDRVALVLPNCPQHVVAFYAVLRLGGVVVEHNPLYTPRELRHQFEDHGATVAVVWDKIAATVQELPADLGVTTVVSVDLTRAMPASKRIALRLPVPAARKAREQLTGKTTGTIPWDKLVDSRRLSKAHPRPERDDLALIQYTSGTTGIPKGAMLSHANLTVNAAQARAWVPTIERGTSVVYAVLPLFHAYGLTLCLTFAMSMGARLILFPKFDPDLVLDVIKRRPATFLPAVPPIYERLVQAAEKRKISLSGIRIAISGAMSLPQSIVELWEERTGGFLVEGYGLSECSPVLMANPVGARRKEGTVGLPLPSTELRVADPDDPSADRAFGEPGELLARGPQVFSGYWRKPDETAKVLTPDGWFRTGDIVTMDEDGFVRIVDRIKELIVTGGFNVSPTEVEDALRSFPGVSDVAVVGLPHRRGGEDVVAAVVMEPGASFDEEAIRAYARDCLTAYKVPKHVFAVEELPRSIVGKVIRRKVRDQLLAAQ from the coding sequence GTGACCACCTACTCCGACAAGCCCTGGGTCGCCGGATACGCGCCGGACGTCCCCGCCGAGGTCGAGGTCCCCTCCGGATCCCTCGCGCACCTGATCGACGACTCCGTCGCCGCGTTCGGCAAGCACGTCGCCCTCGAGTTCTTCGGCGCCACGACCACGTACGCCGAGCTGGGCGAGCAGATCTCCCGCGCGGCGGAGGGTCTCCGCAAGCTCGGCGTGCAGAAGGGCGACCGCGTGGCGCTGGTCCTCCCCAACTGCCCGCAGCACGTGGTCGCCTTCTACGCGGTCCTGCGGCTCGGGGGTGTCGTGGTGGAGCACAACCCCCTGTACACCCCGCGCGAGCTCCGCCACCAGTTCGAGGATCACGGTGCCACCGTGGCCGTGGTGTGGGACAAGATCGCCGCGACCGTGCAGGAGCTTCCCGCCGATCTGGGCGTCACGACGGTCGTCTCGGTGGACCTCACGCGCGCGATGCCCGCGAGCAAGCGGATCGCCCTGCGGCTGCCCGTGCCGGCCGCGCGGAAGGCGCGCGAACAGCTCACCGGCAAGACGACCGGGACCATCCCGTGGGACAAGCTCGTGGATTCGCGCCGATTGTCGAAGGCCCACCCACGTCCGGAGCGCGACGACCTCGCGCTCATCCAGTACACGAGCGGCACGACGGGCATCCCGAAGGGTGCGATGCTCAGCCACGCCAATCTCACGGTGAACGCGGCGCAGGCTCGCGCCTGGGTTCCCACGATCGAGCGCGGCACGTCCGTCGTCTACGCGGTCCTCCCCCTGTTCCACGCGTACGGCCTGACGCTGTGCCTCACGTTCGCCATGAGCATGGGCGCGCGCTTGATCCTCTTCCCCAAGTTCGACCCGGACCTCGTGCTCGACGTCATCAAGCGGCGGCCGGCGACGTTCCTCCCCGCCGTCCCCCCGATCTACGAGCGGCTCGTGCAGGCGGCCGAGAAGCGCAAGATCTCGCTCTCGGGCATCCGGATCGCGATCTCGGGGGCGATGAGCCTCCCGCAGAGCATCGTCGAGCTCTGGGAGGAGCGCACCGGCGGGTTCCTCGTCGAGGGCTACGGTCTCTCCGAATGCTCCCCCGTCCTGATGGCCAACCCCGTCGGTGCGAGGCGGAAGGAGGGGACCGTCGGGCTCCCCCTGCCGAGCACCGAGCTGAGAGTGGCCGACCCCGACGACCCGTCGGCCGACCGCGCCTTCGGGGAACCCGGGGAGCTGCTCGCGCGCGGCCCCCAGGTCTTCTCCGGCTACTGGCGGAAGCCGGACGAGACCGCCAAGGTGCTCACGCCCGACGGGTGGTTCCGCACCGGCGACATCGTCACGATGGACGAGGACGGCTTCGTCCGCATCGTCGACCGCATCAAGGAGCTCATCGTGACGGGCGGCTTCAACGTCTCGCCGACCGAGGTGGAGGATGCCCTCCGCTCGTTCCCGGGCGTGTCGGATGTCGCCGTCGTGGGCCTCCCCCATCGCCGCGGCGGCGAGGACGTCGTCGCGGCGGTGGTCATGGAGCCCGGCGCCTCCTTCGACGAGGAGGCGATCCGCGCGTACGCGCGCGACTGCCTGACGGCGTACAAGGTGCCCAAGCACGTGTTCGCGGTGGAGGAGCTGCCCCGCTCGATCGTCGGGAAGGTCATCCGGCGGAAGGTCCGCGACCAGTTGCTGGCCGCTCAGTAG